One region of Vitis vinifera cultivar Pinot Noir 40024 chromosome 1, ASM3070453v1 genomic DNA includes:
- the LOC100259736 gene encoding large ribosomal subunit protein uL15x, which translates to MTTRFKKHRKKRGHVSAGHGRIGKHRKHPGGRGNAGGMHHHRILFDKYHPGYFGKVGMRYFHKLRNKFFCPIVNVDKLWSLIPQEVKAKASPENAPMIDVTQFGYVKVLGKGFLPESQPIVVKAKLISKVAEKKIKEAGGAVVLTA; encoded by the coding sequence ATGACTACCCGTTTCAAGAAGCACCGAAAGAAGCGCGGCCACGTCAGCGCCGGCCACGGACGTATCGGCAAGCACCGGAAACATCCTGGCGGTCGCGGTAACGCCGGAGGCATGCACCACCACCGTATCCTCTTCGACAAGTACCATCCAGGGTACTTCGGAAAGGTTGGTATGCGTTACTTCCACAAGCTTCGCAACAAGTTTTTCTGCCCCATCGTCAACGTCGACAAGCTCTGGTCCCTAATTCCTCAAGAAGTCAAGGCCAAAGCCTCACCCGAAAATGCACCAATGATCGATGTCACCCAGTTCGGTTATGTCAAGGTTTTAGGCAAGGGATTCTTGCCAGAGTCGCAGCCGATTGTGGTCAAGGCCAAGCTCATTTCTAAGGTCGCCGAGAAGAAGATTAAGGAGGCTGGTGGTGCCGTGGTCCTCACCGCCTAG
- the LOC100261384 gene encoding protein DETOXIFICATION 29 — MENGKQPLLSARQDDETPNRTAANSLLATFNADESDIGPINGVRDFYKEFIVESKKLWYLAGPAIFTSLCQYSLGAITQVFAGHVGTLELAAVSVENSVIAGFSFGVMLGMGSALETLCGQAFGAGQLDMLGVYMQRSWVILTSTAVLLSFLYIFSARLLKLIGQTEAISKEAGMFAVWMLPQLFAYAVNFPLAKFLQAQSKIMVMAVIAAVVLVLHTVFSWLLMLKLQWGLVGAAVVLNASWVLIDVAQLLYIFSGTCGRAWTGFSWKAFQSLWGFVRLSLASAVMLCLEVWYFMALILFAGYLKNAEISVDALSICMNILGWTVMVALGCNAAISVRVSNELGATHPRTAKFAVVVVVITSFLIGLVLSAILIIFRKQYPALFSDSEEVEELVDELTPLLAFCIVINNVQPVLSGVAIGAGWQAFVAWVNIACYYLFGVPLGLVLGYKVGLGVKGIWCGMLSGTVVQTCVLFGMVYRTNWNKEASIAGDRIKKWGGNEAGRENDVEG; from the exons ATGGAAAATGGTAAGCAGCCACTTCTCTCCGCTAGACAAGACGATGAAACTCCAAATCGAACGGCAGCCAACTCGTTGCTAGCGACCTTCAACGCCGATGAAAGTGACATCGGTCCCATCAACGGGGTCCGTGATTTCTACAAGGAGTTCATCGTCGAATCGAAGAAGCTCTGGTACCTGGCCGGCCCTGCCATCTTCACCTCCTTATGCCAGTACTCCCTCGGCGCCATCACTCAAGTCTTCGCCGGTCATGTCGGAACCTTAGAGCTCGCCGCCGTCTCCGTCGAGAACTCAGTAATCGCCGGGTTCTCCTTCGGCGTCATG CTGGGAATGGGGAGTGCGCTGGAGACGCTATGCGGGCAAGCGTTCGGAGCAGGACAGCTGGATATGCTGGGGGTGTACATGCAGAGATCCTGGGTTATCCTTACATCGACGGCCGTGCTCCTGAGTTTCCTGTACATCTTCTCCGCACGGTTGCTAAAACTAATCGGTCAGACGGAGGCGATCTCGAAAGAAGCAGGGATGTTTGCAGTGTGGATGCTTCCTCAGCTGTTCGCTTACGCCGTGAATTTTCCGCTGGCCAAGTTCCTGCAGGCTCAGAGCAAGATCATGGTGATGGCGGTTATAGCGGCGGTGGTGCTAGTGCTGCACACCGTGTTTAGCTGGCTGTTGATGCTAAAGCTACAGTGGGGTCTAGTGGGTGCAGCGGTGGTGCTTAACGCCTCATGGGTTTTAATCGACGTGGCTCAGCTCTTATACATTTTTAGTGGGACATGTGGGCGTGCATGGACTGGGTTTTCCTGGAAGGCTTTTCAGAGTCTATGGGGATTCGTGAGGTTATCTCTCGCTTCCGCCGTCATGCTATG TTTAGAAGTGTGGTACTTCATGGCATTAATTTTGTTTGCTGGATACCTGAAGAACGCAGAAATCTCGGTGGATGCTTTGTCCATTTG TATGAACATATTGGGCTGGACAGTGATGGTGGCACTAGGATGCAACGCCGCTATAAG TGTAAGGGTGTCAAATGAACTGGGGGCAACACATCCAAGAACAGCAAAATTCGCAGTAGTGGTGGTGGTGATAACTTCATTTTTAATCGGTCTTGTCCTCTCAGCCATACTAATCATCTTCCGGAAGCAGTATCCCGCCTTGTTTTCAGACAGTGAAGAAGTGGAAGAGCTCGTTGATGAGCTCACACCCTTGTTAGCCTTCTGCATTGTCATCAACAATGTTCAGCCCGTTCTCTCTG GGGTGGCCATTGGAGCAGGATGGCAAGCTTTTGTTGCTTGGGTGAACATTGCATGCTACTACCTATTTGGGGTTCCTCTGGGTCTCGTACTGGGCTACAAGGTCGGCCTGGGTGTCAAG GGGATCTGGTGTGGGATGCTTTCAGGGACAGTTGTCCAAACATGTGTACTCTTCGGGATGGTTTATAGAACCAACTGGAATAAAGAG GCTTCAATTGCTGGAGACAGAATAAAAAAATGGGGAGGGAATGAAGCTGGCAGAGAGAATGATGTGGAGGGATGA
- the LOC100256287 gene encoding protein DETOXIFICATION 29 isoform X1, whose product MENDEQPLLSTTHDQEQTQNPRPAKTGFFSFLAANYDDDMDPINGVGDFFREFRVESKKLWHIAGPAIFTYLCRYSLGAITQVFVGHIGALQLAAFAVENSVISMFSLGTMLGMGSALETLCGQAFGAGQLDMLGVYMQRSWIILVTTALPLSLIYIFAEQILKLIGETEEISKAAGVFALWMLPQLFSYALSFPISKFLQSQRKMLVLSLTAGVTLVLHAFFSWLLIMKLGWGLVGAAVVLNVSSWLPVAANFSYILSGSCGQAWSGFSSKAFQNLWAFVKLSLASAVMLCLEVWYFMVLILFAGYLKNAEVSVDALSICMTILGWAVMLSIGFNAAVSVRVSNELGASHPRTAKFSVAVAAITSFLISVVLSLILIAARRQYPDLFSSNAEIKKLVYSLTPLLAVCIVINNIQPVLSGVAVGAGWQAFIAYVNIGCYYVIGVPMGLLLGFKLDLGVKGIWCGMLSGTVIQTCILFGMIYRTNWNTEASMAEERIRKWGGAETAKENHSEN is encoded by the exons ATGGAGAATGATGAGCAACCACTTCTCTCTACAACACATGATCAGGAGCAAACTCAGAATCCAAGACCAGCAAAAACTGGTTTTTTTTCATTCCTGGCTGCCAATTATGACGACGACATGGATCCTATTAACGGAGTTGGAGATTTCTTCAGAGAGTTCCGTGTTGAATCAAAGAAACTCTGGCATATTGCCGGGCCAGCCATCTTCACATATCTATGCCGCTACTCCCTCGGCGCAATTACTCAAGTCTTTGTGGGCCACATTGGAGCCCTGCAACTTGCTGCCTTTGCAGTTGAGAACTCCGTCATTTCCATGTTCTCCTTGGGTACCATG CTTGGCATGGGGAGCGCCCTGGAGACACTTTGTGGGCAAGCGTTTGGAGCAGGGCAACTGGATATGCTAGGGGTGTACATGCAGAGATCATGGATTATCCTTGTTACCACAGCCTTACCCCTGAGTTTGATCTACATCTTTGCAGAGCAAATCTTGAAACTAATAGGTGAGACAGAGGAGATTTCCAAGGCAGCAGGTGTTTTCGCACTGTGGATGCTTCCCCAGCTCTTCTCTTATGCTCTGAGCTTTCCCATAAGCAAGTTCCTGCAGTCCCAAAGGAAGATGTTGGTGTTGAGCTTGACAGCGGGTGTGACACTAGTTCTTCACGCATTTTTTAGCTGGCTCCTCATCATGAAGTTGGGATGGGGTCTGGTGGGTGCAGCCGTGGTGCTGAATGTATCTAGTTGGTTACCGGTTGCGGCGAACTTCTCATATATTTTGAGTGGAAGCTGTGGCCAAGCATGGTCTGGCTTCTCCTCGAAGGCCTTTCAGAATCTCTGGGCATTCGTTAAGTTATCCCTTGCTTCAGCTGTCATGCTCTG TTTGGAAGTGTGGTACTTCATGGTATTAATCCTCTTTGCCGGGTACCTAAAAAATGCTGAAGTTTCTGTGGATGCCTTGTCCATATG TATGACTATATTGGGCTGGGCAGTAATGCTATCTATTGGATTCAATGCAGCTGTAAG CGTAAGGGTGTCAAATGAATTAGGGGCAAGTCACCCAAGAACTGCAAAATTTTCAGTAGCAGTGGCCGCTATAACTTCATTTCTCATCTCTGTCGTCCTCTCACTCATTCTAATTGCTGCTCGAAGACAGTACCCGGACTTGTTTTCCAGCAATGCAGAAATCAAAAAGCTCGTTTACAGCCTCACTCCGTTGCTGGCTGTCTgcattgttattaacaatattcaACCTGTTCTTTCGG GGGTTGCTGTTGGAGCAGGATGGCAAGCTTTTATTGCTTATGTGAACATTGGGTGCTACTATGTAATTGGGGTCCCCATGGGCCTCCTATTGGGTTTCAAGCTCGACTTGGGCGTCAAG GGAATATGGTGCGGGATGCTGTCAGGGACAGTCATACAAACTTGCatactgtttgggatgatatATAGAACCAACTGGAATACTGAG GCTTCAATGGCTGAAGAACGAATAAGAAAATGGGGAGGAGCTGAAACTGCAAAAGAGAATCATTCAGAGAATTGA
- the LOC100256287 gene encoding protein DETOXIFICATION 29 isoform X2: MENDEQPLLSTTHDQEQTQNPRPAKTGFFSFLAANYDDDMDPINGVGDFFREFRVESKKLWHIAGPAIFTYLCRYSLGAITQVFVGHIGALQLAAFAVENSVISMFSLGTMLGMGSALETLCGQAFGAGQLDMLGVYMQRSWIILVTTALPLSLIYIFAEQILKLIGETEEISKAAGVFALWMLPQLFSYALSFPISKFLQSQRKMLVLSLTAGVTLVLHAFFSWLLIMKLGWGLVGAAVVLNVSSWLPVAANFSYILSGSCGQAWSGFSSKAFQNLWAFVKLSLASAVMLCLEVWYFMVLILFAGYLKNAEVSVDALSICVRVSNELGASHPRTAKFSVAVAAITSFLISVVLSLILIAARRQYPDLFSSNAEIKKLVYSLTPLLAVCIVINNIQPVLSGVAVGAGWQAFIAYVNIGCYYVIGVPMGLLLGFKLDLGVKGIWCGMLSGTVIQTCILFGMIYRTNWNTEASMAEERIRKWGGAETAKENHSEN, from the exons ATGGAGAATGATGAGCAACCACTTCTCTCTACAACACATGATCAGGAGCAAACTCAGAATCCAAGACCAGCAAAAACTGGTTTTTTTTCATTCCTGGCTGCCAATTATGACGACGACATGGATCCTATTAACGGAGTTGGAGATTTCTTCAGAGAGTTCCGTGTTGAATCAAAGAAACTCTGGCATATTGCCGGGCCAGCCATCTTCACATATCTATGCCGCTACTCCCTCGGCGCAATTACTCAAGTCTTTGTGGGCCACATTGGAGCCCTGCAACTTGCTGCCTTTGCAGTTGAGAACTCCGTCATTTCCATGTTCTCCTTGGGTACCATG CTTGGCATGGGGAGCGCCCTGGAGACACTTTGTGGGCAAGCGTTTGGAGCAGGGCAACTGGATATGCTAGGGGTGTACATGCAGAGATCATGGATTATCCTTGTTACCACAGCCTTACCCCTGAGTTTGATCTACATCTTTGCAGAGCAAATCTTGAAACTAATAGGTGAGACAGAGGAGATTTCCAAGGCAGCAGGTGTTTTCGCACTGTGGATGCTTCCCCAGCTCTTCTCTTATGCTCTGAGCTTTCCCATAAGCAAGTTCCTGCAGTCCCAAAGGAAGATGTTGGTGTTGAGCTTGACAGCGGGTGTGACACTAGTTCTTCACGCATTTTTTAGCTGGCTCCTCATCATGAAGTTGGGATGGGGTCTGGTGGGTGCAGCCGTGGTGCTGAATGTATCTAGTTGGTTACCGGTTGCGGCGAACTTCTCATATATTTTGAGTGGAAGCTGTGGCCAAGCATGGTCTGGCTTCTCCTCGAAGGCCTTTCAGAATCTCTGGGCATTCGTTAAGTTATCCCTTGCTTCAGCTGTCATGCTCTG TTTGGAAGTGTGGTACTTCATGGTATTAATCCTCTTTGCCGGGTACCTAAAAAATGCTGAAGTTTCTGTGGATGCCTTGTCCATATG CGTAAGGGTGTCAAATGAATTAGGGGCAAGTCACCCAAGAACTGCAAAATTTTCAGTAGCAGTGGCCGCTATAACTTCATTTCTCATCTCTGTCGTCCTCTCACTCATTCTAATTGCTGCTCGAAGACAGTACCCGGACTTGTTTTCCAGCAATGCAGAAATCAAAAAGCTCGTTTACAGCCTCACTCCGTTGCTGGCTGTCTgcattgttattaacaatattcaACCTGTTCTTTCGG GGGTTGCTGTTGGAGCAGGATGGCAAGCTTTTATTGCTTATGTGAACATTGGGTGCTACTATGTAATTGGGGTCCCCATGGGCCTCCTATTGGGTTTCAAGCTCGACTTGGGCGTCAAG GGAATATGGTGCGGGATGCTGTCAGGGACAGTCATACAAACTTGCatactgtttgggatgatatATAGAACCAACTGGAATACTGAG GCTTCAATGGCTGAAGAACGAATAAGAAAATGGGGAGGAGCTGAAACTGCAAAAGAGAATCATTCAGAGAATTGA
- the LOC100256287 gene encoding protein DETOXIFICATION 31 isoform X3 produces the protein MENDEQPLLSTTHDQEQTQNPRPAKTGFFSFLAANYDDDMDPINGVGDFFREFRVESKKLWHIAGPAIFTYLCRYSLGAITQVFVGHIGALQLAAFAVENSVISMFSLGTMLGMGSALETLCGQAFGAGQLDMLGVYMQRSWIILVTTALPLSLIYIFAEQILKLIGETEEISKAAGVFALWMLPQLFSYALSFPISKFLQSQRKMLVLSLTAGVTLVLHAFFSWLLIMKLGWGLVGAAVVLNVSSWLPVAANFSYILSGSCGQAWSGFSSKAFQNLWAFVKLSLASAVMLCLEVWYFMVLILFAGYLKNAEVSVDALSICMTILGWAVMLSIGFNAAVSVRVSNELGASHPRTAKFSVAVAAITSFLISVVLSLILIAARRQYPDLFSSNAEIKKLVYSLTPLLAVCIVINNIQPVLSERGKATTDHWVSILL, from the exons ATGGAGAATGATGAGCAACCACTTCTCTCTACAACACATGATCAGGAGCAAACTCAGAATCCAAGACCAGCAAAAACTGGTTTTTTTTCATTCCTGGCTGCCAATTATGACGACGACATGGATCCTATTAACGGAGTTGGAGATTTCTTCAGAGAGTTCCGTGTTGAATCAAAGAAACTCTGGCATATTGCCGGGCCAGCCATCTTCACATATCTATGCCGCTACTCCCTCGGCGCAATTACTCAAGTCTTTGTGGGCCACATTGGAGCCCTGCAACTTGCTGCCTTTGCAGTTGAGAACTCCGTCATTTCCATGTTCTCCTTGGGTACCATG CTTGGCATGGGGAGCGCCCTGGAGACACTTTGTGGGCAAGCGTTTGGAGCAGGGCAACTGGATATGCTAGGGGTGTACATGCAGAGATCATGGATTATCCTTGTTACCACAGCCTTACCCCTGAGTTTGATCTACATCTTTGCAGAGCAAATCTTGAAACTAATAGGTGAGACAGAGGAGATTTCCAAGGCAGCAGGTGTTTTCGCACTGTGGATGCTTCCCCAGCTCTTCTCTTATGCTCTGAGCTTTCCCATAAGCAAGTTCCTGCAGTCCCAAAGGAAGATGTTGGTGTTGAGCTTGACAGCGGGTGTGACACTAGTTCTTCACGCATTTTTTAGCTGGCTCCTCATCATGAAGTTGGGATGGGGTCTGGTGGGTGCAGCCGTGGTGCTGAATGTATCTAGTTGGTTACCGGTTGCGGCGAACTTCTCATATATTTTGAGTGGAAGCTGTGGCCAAGCATGGTCTGGCTTCTCCTCGAAGGCCTTTCAGAATCTCTGGGCATTCGTTAAGTTATCCCTTGCTTCAGCTGTCATGCTCTG TTTGGAAGTGTGGTACTTCATGGTATTAATCCTCTTTGCCGGGTACCTAAAAAATGCTGAAGTTTCTGTGGATGCCTTGTCCATATG TATGACTATATTGGGCTGGGCAGTAATGCTATCTATTGGATTCAATGCAGCTGTAAG CGTAAGGGTGTCAAATGAATTAGGGGCAAGTCACCCAAGAACTGCAAAATTTTCAGTAGCAGTGGCCGCTATAACTTCATTTCTCATCTCTGTCGTCCTCTCACTCATTCTAATTGCTGCTCGAAGACAGTACCCGGACTTGTTTTCCAGCAATGCAGAAATCAAAAAGCTCGTTTACAGCCTCACTCCGTTGCTGGCTGTCTgcattgttattaacaatattcaACCTGTTCTTTCGG AAAGAGGCAAGGCAACCACTGACCATTGGGTGAGCATATTGCTTTAG